In a genomic window of Scyliorhinus torazame isolate Kashiwa2021f chromosome 5, sScyTor2.1, whole genome shotgun sequence:
- the LOC140418038 gene encoding uncharacterized protein, with product MEKPWKCEDCGKGFKGPYGLERHQRSHTGERLFTCSVCGMGFTAPSKLARHQSSHTGERPFTCSQCEKGFTDIGNLRRHERVHTGERPFTCSDCGKGFTQLCNLQSHQRIHTGERPFTCSQCEKGFTDIGSLRKHERVHTGERPFTCSQCEKGFINISSLRKHERVHTGERPFTCSQCEKGFINISSLRKHERVHTGERPFTCSHCEKGFIDIGILRRHE from the coding sequence atggagaaaccatggaaatgtgaggattgtgggaagggattcaaaggcccatacgggctggaaaggcatcaacgcagtcacactggagagaggctgttcacctgttctgtgtgtgggatgggattcacagccccgtccaagctggcaaggcatcaaagcagtcacactggagagaggccgttcacctgctctcagtgtgaaaagggattcactgacattggcaacctgcggagacacgaacgagttcacactggggagaggcctttcacctgctctgactgtgggaagggattcactcagttatgcaacctgcagagccaccagagaattcacactggagagaggcctttcacctgctctcagtgtgaaaagggtttCACTGACATTGgaagcctgcggaaacacgaacgagttcacactggggagaggccattcacctgctctcagtgtgaaaagggattcattaaCATTagtagcctgcggaaacacgaacgagttcacactggggagaggcctttcacctgctctcagtgtgaaaagggattcattaaCATTagtagcctgcggaaacacgaacgagttcacactggggagaggcctttcacctgctctcactgtgaaaagggattcattgacattggcatcctgcggagacacgaatga